The following coding sequences are from one Hippopotamus amphibius kiboko isolate mHipAmp2 chromosome 9, mHipAmp2.hap2, whole genome shotgun sequence window:
- the MSANTD2 gene encoding myb/SANT-like DNA-binding domain-containing protein 2 isoform X5, which yields MAAPCGSELPANSPLKIPKMEVLSPASPGGLSDGNPSLSDPSTPRGASPLGPGSAAGSGAAASRGLGLGLGGRSAASSSVSFSPGGGGGGAAAAAAAACRGMSWTPAETNALIAVWGNERLVEARYQQLEGAGTVFGSKAPGPAMYERVSRALAELGYERTPSQCRERIKLVRCPELNAVLQLWPHRC from the coding sequence ATGGCTGCGCCCTGTGGCTCGGAGCTGCCCGCCAACTCGCCGCTAAAAATCCCGAAGATGGAGGTGCTCTCCCCGGCTTCTCCTGGTGGTCTGAGCGACGGAAACCCATCACTGTCCGACCCTTCCACGCCTCGGGGTGCCTCCCCGCTCGGGCCGGGCAGTGCGGCGGGCTCGGGGGCAGCGGCGTCCAGGGGTctcgggctggggctggggggccgcAGCGCCGCCTCGTCCTCGGTCTCCTTCTCCCCTGGTGGCGGCGGTGGCGGGGCTGcggcagccgccgccgccgcctgccgGGGCATGTCGTGGACTCCAGCCGAGACGAACGCGCTCATCGCAGTGTGGGGCAACGAGCGGCTGGTGGAGGCGCGGTACCAGCAGCTGGAGGGAGCCGGCACGGTGTTCGGCAGCAAGGCCCCCGGGCCAGCCATGTACGAGCGCGTGTCCCGGGCCCTGGCCGAGCTGGGCTACGAGCGGACCCCGTCCCAGTGCCGGGAGCGCATCAAG
- the MSANTD2 gene encoding myb/SANT-like DNA-binding domain-containing protein 2 isoform X6 has protein sequence MAAPCGSELPANSPLKIPKMEVLSPASPGGLSDGNPSLSDPSTPRGASPLGPGSAAGSGAAASRGLGLGLGGRSAASSSVSFSPGGGGGGAAAAAAAACRGMSWTPAETNALIAVWGNERLVEARYQQLEGAGTVFGSKAPGPAMYERVSRALAELGYERTPSQCRERIKFQGLPRWCSA, from the coding sequence ATGGCTGCGCCCTGTGGCTCGGAGCTGCCCGCCAACTCGCCGCTAAAAATCCCGAAGATGGAGGTGCTCTCCCCGGCTTCTCCTGGTGGTCTGAGCGACGGAAACCCATCACTGTCCGACCCTTCCACGCCTCGGGGTGCCTCCCCGCTCGGGCCGGGCAGTGCGGCGGGCTCGGGGGCAGCGGCGTCCAGGGGTctcgggctggggctggggggccgcAGCGCCGCCTCGTCCTCGGTCTCCTTCTCCCCTGGTGGCGGCGGTGGCGGGGCTGcggcagccgccgccgccgcctgccgGGGCATGTCGTGGACTCCAGCCGAGACGAACGCGCTCATCGCAGTGTGGGGCAACGAGCGGCTGGTGGAGGCGCGGTACCAGCAGCTGGAGGGAGCCGGCACGGTGTTCGGCAGCAAGGCCCCCGGGCCAGCCATGTACGAGCGCGTGTCCCGGGCCCTGGCCGAGCTGGGCTACGAGCGGACCCCGTCCCAGTGCCGGGAGCGCATCAAG